The Ananas comosus cultivar F153 linkage group 7, ASM154086v1, whole genome shotgun sequence genome has a window encoding:
- the LOC109713300 gene encoding enoyl-CoA delta isomerase 1, peroxisomal-like yields the protein MASSLVSYEITHDNIALLRLLGTGKHLLSLALINDFNKAVRRAVDDNVVGLITVHSGNSFSGGLDYNSAPEAVLVGAFASLIASLIKLPFPTVAKVTGQAYGAGFTLALAHDYLVLSTDSTVSLCQNELTEGHEVPSFAAALLFGKFPPSAAWELAVSTVPVAPPNYSPISDYVGKYVGWSIDDVATKLLEPAAGRVGTAYSAVRKSLLAEVWALVKPTVTQA from the coding sequence ATGGCTTCGAGCTTGGTGAGCTACGAGATTACCCACGACAACATCGCCTTGCTGCGCCTGTTGGGGACGGGGAAACACCTCCTCAGCCTGGCCCTCATCAACGATTTCAATAAAGCAGTCAGGAGGGCCGTCGATGACAATGTGGTCGGCCTCATAACCGTCCACAGCGGCAACTCGTTCTCGGGCGGCCTCGACTACAATTCGGCCCCCGAGGCGGTGTTGGTGGGGGCGTTTGCGAGCCTGATCGCAAGCCTCATCAAGCTGCCATTCCCGACGGTGGCCAAGGTGACGGGCCAAGCGTACGGGGCAGGATTCACGCTGGCGCTCGCACATGactacttggtgctatcgaccGACTCCACTGTTAGTCTGTGCCAAAACGAGCTGACTGAGGGCCACGAGGTGCCGTCGTTTGCTGCGGCGCTGCTGTTCGGCAAGTTCCCGCCGTCGGCTGCTTGGGAGCTGGCAGTGTCGACAGTGCCAGTTGCCCCCCCAAATTACTCGCCCATATCTGACTACGTGGGGAAGTACGTAGGGTGGAGCATAGATGATGTTGCGACAAAACTGCTGGAGCCAGCTGCTGGCCGCGTCGGCACCGCTTACAGTGCCGTACGGAAGAGTCTGCTGGCCGAGGTGTGGGCGCTGGTGAAGCCCACAGTAACTCAAGCCTAG